A window of Fragaria vesca subsp. vesca linkage group LG7, FraVesHawaii_1.0, whole genome shotgun sequence contains these coding sequences:
- the LOC101298662 gene encoding glutamate receptor 1.4-like: MEFQGKKQSIICLYFVILCLLGDIFAQSSKELRKYDNNPPTAKVVPVGVILDMQSREGKIVHSCISTALLDFYHLHSNYSTRVVLHSRDSSGKRLHALSAALDLVNTIKVEAIIGAQTRMEANLLADLGEDVEIPVLSLSQPSLARPLTDRNPFFVAVTQDESVQVAGITALTEMFIWRDVILLYERTEHAELQKLKALETTVFMVHISHFLVPRLFMNAKKLGMMSEGYAWVLTSTSLNFLNSMKSSVIESMQGVLGLKSHIPTSRSLQNLTSRLRRKFYIEASHMEVQELSADEIWAYDATWVLAEAVERSWIKVSTRLNQKDYKDTESFKLGGVLLEEILQSRIKGVSGEIQYSEQKLIAVIWPGGSSTIPKGTKKKLIETKLRVGVPPRRGFKELVHVKHDLQTNKTYITGFCIDVFETAIRGLPYNVQYEFIPFQDANGHLAGTYNDLVYQVYLQKYDVVVGDTTIISNRSLYVDFTVPYSDLGVGMLVANEKENMWIFLRPFSADLWMTSAAFFILTGLVVWVIERPTNKEFQGTPSQQIGTIFWFSFSTLVYAHREKLLNNSAKFVVVIWVFVVLILNSSYTATLASMMTVKQIELNARGNYIGYQFGSSVVTAHAVENLNFRGAKPYRSIEAYADALSRGSKHGGVSAIVDEVPYIKIFLAKYTVGYSMIKTESTTNGFGFVFPKGSKLAHDMSVQIEKLREEGKLLEMEKAWFHYNANHMFEDTTNPPNALNLSSFRGLFLVSGVSSAFALFLFTISPLKKKWQLVKKCRYLVQEKLLSVRKLLSNKVSDQNAENNSA; this comes from the exons ATGGAGTTTCAAGGGAAGAAGCAAAGCATTATCTGCCTCTACTTTGTGATCCTTTGCCTCCTGGGTGACATTTTTGCTCAAAGTAGCAAAGAATTAAGGAAGTATGATAATAATCCACCTACTGCGAAAGTGGTTCCTGTTGGTGTGATTCTGGATATGCAATCAAGGGAGGGAAAGATTGTGCACAGTTGTATTTCGACTGCTTTGTTAGATTTTTATCATCTGCATAGTAATTACAGCACAAGAGTAGTACTCCACAGTAGAGACTCTAGTGGAAAACGTCTACATGCTTTATCAGCTG CTCTTGATCTTGTGAATACCATCAAAGTGGAAGCAATAATTGGAGCACAAACAAGAATGGAAGCAAACCTATTAGCGGATTTGGGAGAAGACGTTGAAATCCCTGTATTGTCTTTGTCTCAACCTAGTCTAGCTCGTCCTCTAACCGACCGAAATCCCTTTTTTGTTGCGGTCACCCAGGATGAATCTGTGCAGGTTGCAGGGATCACTGCCCTTACTGAAATGTTCATCTGGAGAGATGTTATCCTTCTATATGAGAGGACAGAACATGCAG AGCTTCAAAAGCTAAAGGCATTGGAGACTACAGTATTTATGGTACATATCTCACATTTTCTTGTGCCTCGGCTTTTCATGAATGCAAAGAAGCTAGGAATGATGAGTGAAGGGTATGCTTGGGTTCTGACATCAACAAGCTTGAATTTCTTGAATTCTATGAAATCTTCTGTGATTGAGTCAATGCAGGGAGTGTTGGGGTTGAAGTCACATATTCCTACTTCAAGGAGCCTCCAAAATCTTACTTCTAGATTGAGGAGAAAATTTTATATCGAGGCGTCCCATATGGAAGTACAGGAATTAAGTGCTGATGAAATCTGGGCATATGATGCAACTTGGGTGCTAGCAGAAGCAGTTGAGAGATCATGGATTAAAGTTTCTACAAGACTAAACCAAAAGGATTACAAAGATACTGAGTCCTTTAAGCTTGGAGGTGTGCTTCTTGAAGAGATACTGCAAAGTAGAATTAAAGGGGTAAGTGGTGAAATTCAGTATTCAGAGCAGAAGCTAATTGCAG TCATATGGCCTGGAGGATCATCAACCATTCCGAAAGGTACGAAGAAGAAATTGATTGAAACAAAATTAAGAGTTGGTGTTCCTCCAAGGAGAGGGTTCAAGGAACTTGTGCATGTGAAACATGACCTCCAAACCAATAAAACATATATCACAGGCTTCTGTATAGATGTGTTTGAAACTGCAATAAGAGGATTGCCGTATAACGTACAATATGAGTTTATTCCCTTTCAGGATGCTAATGGACATTTGGCTGGGACATACAATGATCTTGTTTACCAGGTTTATCTCCAG AAATACGATGTTGTTGTTGGAGATACGACGATCATATCAAACAGATCGCTGTATGTTGATTTCACAGTACCATATTCTGACTTAGGTGTTGGAATGCTAGTAGCAAATGAAAAGGAAAACATGTGGATTTTCTTAAGACCTTTTTCAGCAGACCTTTGGATGACAAGTGCTGCTTTCTTTATCTTAACTGGTTTAGTTGTGTGGGTAATTGAGCGTCCTACAAACAAAGAATTCCAGGGCACACCATCACAGCAAATTGGAACAATATTTTGGTTCTCCTTTTCAACCCTTGTGTATGCTCATA GGGAGAAGTTATTGAACAATTCAGCAAAGTTTGTAGTGGTCATATGGGTTTTTGTAGTTCTTATATTGAATTCTAGTTACACTGCAACTTTAGCATCAATGATGACCGTTAAACAAATAGAATTAAATGCCAGAGGGAACTACATAGGTTACCAGTTTGGTTCATCAGTGGTCACCGCACATGCTGTAGAAAACTTGAATTTCAGAGGGGCTAAACCATATCGTTCAATTGAAGCATATGCTGATGCTTTATCAAGAGGAAGTAAGCATGGTGGTGTTTCTGCTATTGTTGACGAGGTACCATACATTAAGATCTTCCTGGCAAAGTATACTGTGGGCTACTCCATGATTAAGACCGAGTCTACTACCAATGGGTTTGGCTTT GTTTTCCCTAAAGGCTCGAAATTGGCACACGACATGTCAGTGCAAATTGAAAAACTGAGAGAAGAAGGAAAGCTTTTAGAGATGGAAAAGGCCTGGTTTCATTATAATGCAAATCACATGTTTGAGGACACAACAAATCCTCCCAATGCTCTTAATCTCAGCAGCTTTCGTGGTTTATTCCTTGTTAGTGGGGTTTCTTCAGCTTTCGCTCTTTTCTTGTTCACAATTTCCCCACTCAAAAAGAAATGGCAACTTGTGAAGAAATGCAGATATCTTGTTCAGGAAAAGCTGCTTAGTGTAAGGAAATTGCTTTCTAACAAAGTTTCTGACCAAAATGCAGAAAACAATAGTGCATGA